From the genome of Gemmatimonadota bacterium:
CAACGCCCGCGACCTGGAGACGCTGATCATCGAACCGTGGGTGACGGAGCGCCTGCTCCCGGCGATTCCCGGCGATCGGGTTCGGGTGGCCGAGAGCGGGATGTCCAGCGCCGAAGACGTGCGGCGCGCGGCGGCCCTTGGCGCACACGCCGTGCTGGTGGGGTCGTCGCTGTCGGCAGCCGACGATCCGTCAGCTGCACTTCGCGCGCTTGCCGCGGTGTCCCGAGGGGCCCATGGCGGTTGAGGTCAAGGTGTGCGGCCTGACGCGCGCCGCCGACGCCGCGCTCGCGACGGCGTTAGGCGCGGCGTACCTGGGCTTCATCTTCGCGCCCAGCCCGCGACGGCTGACGGTCGACGCCGCCGCGCAGCTGCTCGCCACCCTCGACACCGCGGACGAGGCGACGGTGCGACCGCGGCGCGTCGGCGTGTTTGCCGGGGCGGGCGTGGGGGAGATCGCGGCGGCGGTGCATCGCCTCGGCCTCGACATCGTGCAGCTGCACGGCGCGGAGGATGCGCGTCTCGTGGCGGCGTTGCGGGATACGGTTCCCTCGGCGCTGTGGAGCGTGGTTCACGTCGGGGAAGAGGGGATCGATCGTGCCCAGCTCGAGTGGGCGACGCGCGGGGATGGCATCCTCCTCGATGCCAAGGTGGACGGGATGCTCGGGGGGACCGGGCGCGCCTTCGACTGGGAGCGCGAGCGAGCGGTGGTGGCGCCCCTTCGGGCGGGACGTTCCATTATTCTTGCGGGAGGGCTCACCGCCGAGAACGTGGCGCGCGCCATTGCGGTGTTTTCGCCCGATATCGTCGATGTGTCGTCCGGGGTCGAAGCGTCCCCTGGGTGCAAGGATCCGGCGCGCTTGCGCGCGTTCGTTCACGCTGTCCACGGAGTTGGTGCTGCATGACCGCCCCTGTTGTCCCCGCGGGTTCGACCCCGATCTCCGAACGCGATCGGTTTGGCGCGTATGGTGGGCGCTACGTCCCCGAGACGCTGATTCCGGCGCTCGAGGAGCTCGACGCCGCCTTCGACACGGCCATGGCCGATCCCGCGTTCGTGGCCGAGTGGATGGACCTGCTGACGCATTACGTCGGCCGGCCCTCGCCGCTGAGCGATGCGCCTAGACTCTCGGCGCTCGTGGGGGCGCCGATCTGGCTCAAGCGCGAAGACCTGAATCACACGGGGGCGCACAAGATCAACAACACCGTCGGCCAGGCGCTGCTCGCCCGGCGGATGGGGAAGACGCGCATCATCGCCGAGACCGGGGCGGGGCAGCACGGGGTGGCCACGGCGACGATCTGTGCCCGCTTCGGGCTGGGGTGCGTCGTGTACATGGGCGAGGAGGACATGCGGCGGCAATCGCTCAACGTGTACCGCATGCGCCTGATGGGCGCGGAAGTGATCCCCGTCACGTCGGGGACGCGCACGTTGAAGGACGCGACGACTGAGGCGATCCGCGATTGGGTCACGACCGTCCGTGATTCGCACTACATCATCGGCTCGGTGGTAGGGCCGGCGCCGTATCCGCGGATGGTGCGGGCCTTCCAGTCGGTGATCGGCCGGGAGGCGCGCGCGCAGATGCTGGCGCGCGCCGGGGCCCTGCCGAAGAGCGTGGTGGCCTGCGTGGGGGGCGGGTCCAACGCGATGGGAATCTTTGCCGGATTCGTTGACGACGCGGGGGTGGAACTCGTCGGTGTGGAGGCGGCCGGAGAGGGGCTCGATTCCGGCCGCCACTCGGCGTCGCTGACGTGCGGGACGCCGGGGGTGCTGCATGGCTCCCTGAGCTACCTGCTGCAGGATGCGCGCGGTCAGGTGCACCCGGCGCATTCGATCTCGGCGGGGCTGGACTATCCTGGGGTGGGGCCGGAGCACTCGTACCTAAAGGACAGTGGCCGGGCTACGTACGTGGCGGTGGACGATGCGCAGGCACTGGAGGGCTTCGCGATGCTGAGTCGGCTGGAAGGGATCATCCCGGCCCTGGAGACGGCGCACGCGGTGGCGTGGATCGCCGCGCAGCGTGGTCGGTGGGCGCCTGACGAGGGCGTCCTGCTGTGCGTGAGCGGGCGCGGGGACAAGGACGTGGCGCAGGTTCGCGAAATGGGTATCTTGGCCCCGTGACCCTGCAGTCGGCGCCCACCTCGACCCACAGCGCGGAGGATCGCCCCGAGCCCCCATTTCCGGTGGCGCTCGTGGAGGAGATGCTCCGCATGTTTGGTCGTGCGGTTCGCGCCCACCAGCTGTACCTCCACAACAACCCGACCTACCTGCGCGCCCTCGACAGCGCGCGTGCGGCGTTCGCGCCGATCTGGGGGCACACGGACGAGTTGGTGATCGAAGTCACCGACACGCAGCTCCGGTGGGAAGGGCACGCGG
Proteins encoded in this window:
- the trpB gene encoding tryptophan synthase subunit beta, translating into MTAPVVPAGSTPISERDRFGAYGGRYVPETLIPALEELDAAFDTAMADPAFVAEWMDLLTHYVGRPSPLSDAPRLSALVGAPIWLKREDLNHTGAHKINNTVGQALLARRMGKTRIIAETGAGQHGVATATICARFGLGCVVYMGEEDMRRQSLNVYRMRLMGAEVIPVTSGTRTLKDATTEAIRDWVTTVRDSHYIIGSVVGPAPYPRMVRAFQSVIGREARAQMLARAGALPKSVVACVGGGSNAMGIFAGFVDDAGVELVGVEAAGEGLDSGRHSASLTCGTPGVLHGSLSYLLQDARGQVHPAHSISAGLDYPGVGPEHSYLKDSGRATYVAVDDAQALEGFAMLSRLEGIIPALETAHAVAWIAAQRGRWAPDEGVLLCVSGRGDKDVAQVREMGILAP
- a CDS encoding phosphoribosylanthranilate isomerase → MAVEVKVCGLTRAADAALATALGAAYLGFIFAPSPRRLTVDAAAQLLATLDTADEATVRPRRVGVFAGAGVGEIAAAVHRLGLDIVQLHGAEDARLVAALRDTVPSALWSVVHVGEEGIDRAQLEWATRGDGILLDAKVDGMLGGTGRAFDWERERAVVAPLRAGRSIILAGGLTAENVARAIAVFSPDIVDVSSGVEASPGCKDPARLRAFVHAVHGVGAA